Proteins encoded in a region of the Triticum dicoccoides isolate Atlit2015 ecotype Zavitan chromosome 3A, WEW_v2.0, whole genome shotgun sequence genome:
- the LOC119269720 gene encoding polypyrimidine tract-binding protein homolog 3-like isoform X2: protein MAEPSRVIHIRNVGHEISETDLLQVVQPFGAVAKLVMLRTKNQALVQMEDLSASISAIQYYTTIQPSVRGRNVYLQYSSHQELTTDQSSHGRNPDQDEPNRILLVTVHHMLYPMTVEVLHQVFSPYGFVEKIVTFQKTAGFQALIQFQSRQSAIQAAGALHGRNIYDGCCQLDIQYSNLSELQVHYNNDRSRDFTNPSLPTEQRPRSSQLGYNDPSLFGFQQPGAAYGQAAVIAAAFGGTLPPGVTGTNDRCTLIVSNLNSDKVDADKLFNLFSIYGNIVRIKVLRNKPDHALVQMADGLQAELAIHYLKVLCGHSTPTLVHSFVLPHYVFVVYITLDTIGIYFLLQGAMLLGQKLEVNFSKYPSITPAPDAHDYSTSNLNRFNSNVAKNYRHCCAPTKIIHISALSPEISEDTILEHLGEHGTIVKSKLFEASGKTQALVQFESEEEATEALVCKHASKLEGSTIRISFSQMQNI from the exons ATGGCCGAGCCCTCCAGAGTGATCCACATCCGGAACGTCGGGCATGAGATCTCCGAG ACCGACCTGCTCCAGGTGGTGCAGCCGTTTGGAGCGGTCGCCAAGCTCGTCATGCTGCGCACCAAGAACCAG GCCCTTGTCCAGATGGAGGACCTGTCTGCTTCAATTAGCGCCATCCAATACTACACTACGATTCAACCTAGCGTGAG GGGAAGAAACGTATACTTGCAGTACTCATCTCACCAGGAACTGACTACTGATCAGAGCTCTCATGGACGGAATCCTGATCAG GATGAACCCAACCGAATTCTCTTAGTTACCGTTCATCATATGCTCTATCCTATGACCGTCGAGGTGCTTCATCAAGTGTTTTCTCCTTATGGATTTGTGGAGAAGATTGTCACATTTCAAAAGACTGCTG GTTTTCAAGCCCTTATACAGTTTCAGTCACGCCAGAGTGCAATACAAGCAGCTGGTGCTTTGCAT GGACGGAACATTTATGATGGTTGCTGCCAGCTAGATATTCAGTACTCAAA TCTCAGCGAGTTGCAAGTTCACTACAACAATGATAGATCTAG aGATTTCACAAATCCATCTTTGCCCACAGAGCAACGCCCAAGATCCTCTCAG CTTGGTTATAATGATCCTAGCCTTTTTGGTTTCCAACAGCCTGGAG CTGCATATGGACAG GCTGCAGTGATTGCTGCTGCATTTGGCGGAACATTGCCTCCTGGAGTGACTGGTACCAATGATCGCTGCACACTTATAGTTAGCAACTTGAACAGTGAT AAAGTCGATGCGGATAAGCTCTTCAATCTATTTTCTATTTATGGAAATATAGTGAGAATCAAGGTACTCCGCAACAAGCCAGACCATGCCCTTGTCCAGATGGCTGATGGGCTTCAGGCTGAGCTTGCTATACACTATTTAAAGGTACTTTGTGGTCACTCGACTCCTACCTTAGTTCATTCATTCGTCCTACCTCATTATGTGTTTGTGGTATATATCACCCTTGATACCATTGGAATTTATTTCCTACTACAGGGAGCAATGTTACTTGGGCAGAAACTGGAAGTGAACTTCTCTAAGTACCCGAGCATTACCCCTGCTCCTGATGCACATGACTACTCAACCTCCAATCTTAACCGGTTCAACAGTAATGTGGCTAAGAACTACCGCCATTGCTGTGCTCCAACCAAGATCATCCACATCTCAGCGCTTTCACCAGAGATATCCGAGGACACGATCCTTGAACACCTAGGTGAGCATGGCACCATCGTCAAGTCAAAGCTGTTTGAGGCGAGTGGCAAGACGCAGGCTCTTGTGCAGTTTGAGAGCGAGGAAGAGGCGACCGAAGCGCTGGTCTGTAAGCATGCGAGCAAGCTGGAGGGATCCACCATTAGGATTTCTTTCTCCCAGATGCAGAACATATAG
- the LOC119269720 gene encoding polypyrimidine tract-binding protein homolog 3-like isoform X1, with translation MAEPSRVIHIRNVGHEISETDLLQVVQPFGAVAKLVMLRTKNQALVQMEDLSASISAIQYYTTIQPSVRGRNVYLQYSSHQELTTDQSSHGRNPDQDEPNRILLVTVHHMLYPMTVEVLHQVFSPYGFVEKIVTFQKTAGFQALIQFQSRQSAIQAAGALHGRNIYDGCCQLDIQYSNLSELQVHYNNDRSRDFTNPSLPTEQRPRSSQLGYNDPSLFGFQQPGAAYGQAAVIAAAFGGTLPPGVTGTNDRCTLIVSNLNSDKVDADKLFNLFSIYGNIVRIKVLRNKPDHALVQMADGLQAELAIHYLKGAMLLGQKLEVNFSKYPSITPAPDAHDYSTSNLNRFNSNVAKNYRHCCAPTKIIHISALSPEISEDTILEHLGEHGTIVKSKLFEASGKTQALVQFESEEEATEALVCKHASKLEGSTIRISFSQMQNI, from the exons ATGGCCGAGCCCTCCAGAGTGATCCACATCCGGAACGTCGGGCATGAGATCTCCGAG ACCGACCTGCTCCAGGTGGTGCAGCCGTTTGGAGCGGTCGCCAAGCTCGTCATGCTGCGCACCAAGAACCAG GCCCTTGTCCAGATGGAGGACCTGTCTGCTTCAATTAGCGCCATCCAATACTACACTACGATTCAACCTAGCGTGAG GGGAAGAAACGTATACTTGCAGTACTCATCTCACCAGGAACTGACTACTGATCAGAGCTCTCATGGACGGAATCCTGATCAG GATGAACCCAACCGAATTCTCTTAGTTACCGTTCATCATATGCTCTATCCTATGACCGTCGAGGTGCTTCATCAAGTGTTTTCTCCTTATGGATTTGTGGAGAAGATTGTCACATTTCAAAAGACTGCTG GTTTTCAAGCCCTTATACAGTTTCAGTCACGCCAGAGTGCAATACAAGCAGCTGGTGCTTTGCAT GGACGGAACATTTATGATGGTTGCTGCCAGCTAGATATTCAGTACTCAAA TCTCAGCGAGTTGCAAGTTCACTACAACAATGATAGATCTAG aGATTTCACAAATCCATCTTTGCCCACAGAGCAACGCCCAAGATCCTCTCAG CTTGGTTATAATGATCCTAGCCTTTTTGGTTTCCAACAGCCTGGAG CTGCATATGGACAG GCTGCAGTGATTGCTGCTGCATTTGGCGGAACATTGCCTCCTGGAGTGACTGGTACCAATGATCGCTGCACACTTATAGTTAGCAACTTGAACAGTGAT AAAGTCGATGCGGATAAGCTCTTCAATCTATTTTCTATTTATGGAAATATAGTGAGAATCAAGGTACTCCGCAACAAGCCAGACCATGCCCTTGTCCAGATGGCTGATGGGCTTCAGGCTGAGCTTGCTATACACTATTTAAAG GGAGCAATGTTACTTGGGCAGAAACTGGAAGTGAACTTCTCTAAGTACCCGAGCATTACCCCTGCTCCTGATGCACATGACTACTCAACCTCCAATCTTAACCGGTTCAACAGTAATGTGGCTAAGAACTACCGCCATTGCTGTGCTCCAACCAAGATCATCCACATCTCAGCGCTTTCACCAGAGATATCCGAGGACACGATCCTTGAACACCTAGGTGAGCATGGCACCATCGTCAAGTCAAAGCTGTTTGAGGCGAGTGGCAAGACGCAGGCTCTTGTGCAGTTTGAGAGCGAGGAAGAGGCGACCGAAGCGCTGGTCTGTAAGCATGCGAGCAAGCTGGAGGGATCCACCATTAGGATTTCTTTCTCCCAGATGCAGAACATATAG